One segment of Candidatus Thermoplasmatota archaeon DNA contains the following:
- a CDS encoding cytidylate kinase family protein, whose amino-acid sequence MVTITISGTPGSGKTTAAKLLAEKLKLKYVYVGDIFREMAEKHRMSLEEFGRYCEKHKEIDQQLDDHQLEILIKGNVIVEGRISGWLAYRNNIPAVKVLIDTDIETRVKRILKREGGDFSERKKEMLTREKSEATRYKKYYNIDLKDKSIYDIVIDSGDKTPAEIVDIIVKKIDG is encoded by the coding sequence ATGGTTACAATAACTATAAGTGGTACGCCTGGTAGTGGTAAAACCACTGCTGCAAAACTTTTAGCGGAAAAACTCAAACTAAAATATGTTTATGTCGGCGATATTTTTCGTGAGATGGCTGAGAAACATAGGATGTCTTTAGAGGAGTTTGGTAGATATTGTGAAAAACATAAAGAGATAGATCAGCAGTTAGATGATCATCAGCTTGAAATACTTATAAAAGGGAATGTTATTGTTGAGGGGCGTATATCTGGTTGGCTTGCCTATAGAAACAATATTCCTGCTGTGAAGGTTTTAATTGACACAGACATAGAAACAAGAGTGAAACGTATTTTAAAACGTGAAGGTGGGGATTTTAGTGAAAGGAAAAAAGAGATGCTTACTAGGGAGAAAAGCGAGGCGACTAGGTACAAGAAATATTATAATATTGATTTAAAAGACAAGTCTATTTATGATATTGTTATTGACTCTGGTGATAAAACGCCTGCGGAGATAGTTGATATTATTGTCAAAAAAATAGATGGGTAA
- a CDS encoding RNA-guided pseudouridylation complex pseudouridine synthase subunit Cbf5 produces the protein MIDKKHELPSDKKRKRLIKIQVKTNPNYGKAPSERSVKELLEKGMINLDKPCGPTSHQVVAWVKDILGVDRVGHGGTLDPNATGVLPVGVGDGARVLQVVLLSGKEYVGIMTLHKNVDKKKLMDVTNGFVGEVSQVPPVRSAVKRVRRKRRIYYFDILEVKDRDVLFCVGCEAGTYVRTLCVDVGKKLGCGAHLSELRRTRAGGLFEKDSVILQDVKDAFVFWKEEQNEESIRSVVLPMERLLDHIPKIVIRDSAVDAICHGASLAVPGVVEVDSDILKGDLVAVLTLKGEGVALMNCLMSTEEIMKKDTGVCASPERVLMNKGTYPSIWKR, from the coding sequence ATGATTGACAAAAAACATGAGTTGCCTTCTGACAAAAAACGTAAACGATTGATTAAAATTCAGGTTAAAACCAACCCTAATTATGGTAAGGCTCCTAGTGAACGTAGTGTTAAGGAGCTCTTAGAGAAGGGTATGATTAATTTAGATAAGCCTTGTGGGCCTACTAGTCATCAGGTTGTTGCCTGGGTTAAGGACATTCTTGGGGTTGATCGGGTTGGTCATGGTGGCACCCTTGATCCTAATGCTACTGGTGTGTTACCTGTTGGTGTTGGTGATGGCGCCCGTGTTTTGCAGGTTGTCCTCTTGTCTGGTAAAGAATACGTTGGGATTATGACTCTGCATAAAAATGTTGATAAAAAGAAACTTATGGATGTTACTAATGGTTTTGTTGGTGAAGTATCTCAGGTCCCGCCTGTTCGCTCTGCTGTTAAAAGAGTACGTAGGAAACGGCGTATATATTACTTTGATATCCTAGAGGTTAAGGATAGGGATGTTTTGTTCTGTGTTGGCTGCGAAGCAGGCACCTATGTTAGGACACTCTGTGTCGACGTTGGTAAGAAACTTGGTTGTGGTGCACATCTCTCTGAGCTTAGACGCACTAGAGCAGGGGGATTATTTGAAAAGGATTCTGTGATTTTACAGGATGTTAAAGACGCTTTTGTTTTCTGGAAAGAGGAACAAAACGAAGAAAGCATCAGATCTGTGGTTCTCCCAATGGAACGTTTACTGGATCATATACCAAAGATAGTGATCCGTGATTCAGCTGTTGATGCAATTTGTCATGGTGCCAGCCTCGCTGTACCTGGTGTTGTTGAGGTAGACTCTGATATCCTTAAAGGGGATTTAGTCGCTGTTTTAACGTTGAAAGGAGAAGGTGTTGCTTTGATGAACTGCCTTATGTCAACCGAGGAGATAATGAAGAAGGACACAGGTGTTTGTGCTAGCCCTGAAAGGGTGTTGATGAATAAAGGAACCTATCCATCTATCTGGAAAAGATAA